One window from the genome of Glycine soja cultivar W05 chromosome 12, ASM419377v2, whole genome shotgun sequence encodes:
- the LOC114380571 gene encoding transcription factor GTE4-like, with protein MASEPMVGGDDEAREKQRFGERKVYTRRKVKKDPNAVASTTENNGTATSTVTNDNSVSNSTVQKSNTGEAAEAKSKGDNVSTQALAQPVVLPEDGNLAQPQVVSGLEDGNLGQPQLEDQNMVQTEVGSGLEDGNKAQPPGEDQNMAQTQEGSRLENENRAQPQGEDQNLAQTQVNSRLEDGDTAQLQLEDQNMVQSQSEDQNMVQPQSEDQNMVHPQSEDQNMAQPQSEDQNTAQPRLGDQNTAQLQGNSKLEDENMAQPQVSSRSEDANTAQPQVSSKLGGRKSPQPEVNSRLEDGNLPRPRVNSSLDGNTVQPLVVLVSDDSCSRQPDEPSNLNVQLQDDGPSSPIHQQEAVPSSRDLTLGNGVVEPQWRDRIKINLASKSKQQMRELRWKLERELGIVRCLVNRIEVKQRPVGGYGNSNVLIDSGINNVGGAKRAHSEVASAGVPREPASTRPLHQLSLSMLENSQGICETVEKEKRTPKANQFYRNSEFLLAKDKFPPAESNKKSKLNWKKQGGGEMGHGFGMGSKFFKSCSSLLEKLMKHKHGWVFNAPVDVEALGLHDYFTIITHPMDLGTVKSRLNKNWYKSPKEFAEDVRLTFRNAMTYNPPGQDVHIMAEQLSKIFEDRWAIIESDYNREMRYGFDYGAVAPALSPLSRRVSAFTPPPLDMRRILNRSESMTQTPRLMSITPSSRTPAPKKPKAKDPHKRDMTFEEKQKLSTNLQSLPSEKLDAIVQIIKKRNSALNQHDDEIEVDIDSVDAETLWELDRFVTNYKKSLSKNKRKAELAQARAEALQQNAIQKSQAPAMAEIPKETLTDERNLPQPLPAQRGNQADNGSRSSSSSSSSSDSGSSSSDSDSDSSSASGSEAGSQGT; from the exons ATGGCTTCGGAGCCTATGGTTGGAGGAGATGACGAAGCCAGAGAGAAACAGAGATTCGGGGAGAGAAAGGTTTACACGAGGAGGAAAGTAAAGAAAGACCCTAACGCCGTTGCTTCCACCACTGAAAATAACGGCACCGCCACTTCCACCGTTACCAATGACAACAGTGTCAGTAATAGCACCGTTCAGAAGAGCAACACTGGTGAGGCCGCTGAGGCCAAGAGCAAAGGTGATAATGTTTCGACACAGGCTCTGGCACAGCCTGTTGTACTGCCGGAGGATGGAAATTTGGCTCAGCCTCAAGTGGTTTCGGGATTAGAGGATGGGAATTTGGGGCAGCCACAACTGGAGGATCAGAATATGGTTCAGACTGAAGTGGGTTCAGGATTAGAGGATGGGAATAAGGCTCAGCCGCCAGGGGAGGATCAGAATATGGCACAGACGCAAGAGGGATCAAGATTGGAGAATGAGAATAGGGCTCAGCCGCAAGGGGAGGATCAGAATTTGGCACAGACGCAAGTGAATTCAAGATTGGAGGATGGGGATACGGCTCAACTACAATTGGAGGATCAGAATATGGTTCAATCTCAGTCAGAGGATCAGAATATGGTTCAACCTCAATCAGAGGATCAGAATATGGTTCATCCTCAATCTGAGGATCAGAATATGGCTCAACCTCAATCTGAGGATCAGAATACGGCTCAGCCACGATTGGGGGATCAGAATACGGCTCAGCTGCAAGGAAATTCAAAATTGGAAGATGAGAATATGGCTCAGCCGCAAGTGAGTTCAAGATCAGAGGACGCGAATACAGCTCAGCCGCAAGTGAGTTCAAAATTGGGGGGTAGAAAGTCCCCTCAGCCAGAAGTGAATTCGAGATTGGAGGATGGCAATTTGCCTCGGCCACGGGTGAATTCAAGTTTGGATGGGAATACAGTTCAGCCACTGGTAGTGCTGGTTTCTGATGACTCGTGCAGCCGGCAGCCAGATGAACCTTCTAACCTCAATGTTCAGCTGCAGGATGATGGGCCTTCTAGCCCCATCCATCAGCAGGAGGCAGTTCCTAGCTCCCGAGACCTTACTTTGGGAAATGGGGTTGTGGAGCCGCAGTGGAGGGACCGAATCAAGATAAACTTGGCCTCAAAATCAAAGCAGCAGATGCGGGAGCTTCGGTGGAAGCTTGAAAGGGAACTTGGTATTGTGAGATGTTTGGTTAATAGGATTGAAGTGAAGCAGAGGCCAGTTGGTGGATATGGCAACTCAAATGTGCTAATCGACAGTGGGATTAATAATGTTGGTGGAGCCAAGCGTGCTCACTCAGAGGTGGCATCTGCTGGTGTTCCACGGGAACCTGCCAGTACCAGGCCTTTGCATCAGTTAAGTTTGTCAATGTTGGAGAATAGTCAAGGGATCTGTGAAACTGTTGAGAAGGAGAAGAGAACACCTAAAGCAAACCAATTTTATCGTAACTCAGAGTTCTTGCTTGCGAAAGACAAATTTCCACCCGCAGAGAGTAACAAGAAGTCGAAATTGAATTGGAAGAAGCAAGGTGGGGGAGAAATGGGACATGGTTTTGGGATGGGATCTAAGTTTTTCAAAAGCTGTAGTTCACTGCTTGAAAAATTGATGAAACACAAGCATGGTTGGGTGTTTAATGCTCCTGTTGATGTTGAGGCTCTTGGTTTGCAtgattattttactattatCACTCATCCAATGGACTTGGGAACTGTGAAGTCTAGGCTGAACAAGAATTGGTACAAATCACCAAAGGAATTTGCAGAGGATGTGAGACTCACTTTTCGTAATGCCATGACATATAATCCTCCGGGACAAGATGTTCATATAATGGCCGAGCAGTTATCAAAGATATTTGAGGACAGATGGGCTATAATTGAGTCGGATTACAATCGGGAGATGAGATATGGCTTTGATTATGGGGCTGTTGCCCCTGCACTATCACCTTTGTCTAGAAGGGTTTCTGCATTTACACCACCACCTCTTGATATGAGAAGGATTTTGAATAGATCAGAATCAATGACACAGACTCCAAGACTCATGAGCATTACTCCATCAAGTAGAACCCCAGCTCCAAAAAAGCCAAAGGCAAAAGATCCTCATAAAAGAGACATGACATTTGAGGAAAAGCAAAAACTAAGCACTAACCTTCAGAGCTTGCCTTCAGAGAAGCTTGATGCTATTGTACAAATCATTAAGAAGAGAAATTCAGCACTTAATCAACATGACGATGAAATTGAAGTGGACATTGATAGTGTGGATGCTGAGACTCTCTGGGAGCTTGATAGATTTGTTACCAACTATAAGAAAAGTTTGAGCAAAAACAAAAGGAAGGCTGAACTTGCTCAAGCTAGAGCAGAAGCTTTGCAGCAGAATGCCATCCAGAAG AGTCAGGCACCAGCTATGgcagagattccaaaagaaacACTAACAG ATGAAAGGAATCTTCCCCAACCCTTGCCTGCGCAAAGGGGAAATCAAGCAGATAATGGGAGTAGGTCAAGCAGTTCAAGCAGCTCCAGCAGTGATTCTGGATCTTCTTCAAGTG ATTCTGATAGTGACAGTTCCTCAGCATCTGGATCTGAGGCAGGGTCGCAAGGGACCTGA
- the LOC114380573 gene encoding signaling peptide TAXIMIN 1 produces MCNSDGDCRPLGFLLGLPFAFLSLLLSIVGLIVWIVGLLLTCICPCCLCLTVIVELALALVKAPLHVMEWFTSQIPC; encoded by the exons ATGTGCAACTCAGACGGAGATTGCAGGCCATTGGGTTTTCTGCTGGGTCTTCCCTTTGCCTTTCTCTCCCTCCTCCTCTCAATCGTTGGTCTAATTGTATGGATTgttgg ATTGTTGCTGACATGCATATGCCCCTGCTGCTTGTGCCTGACCGTAATAGTGGAGCTTGCGTTAGCATTGGTGAAGGCTCCACTGCATGTCATGGAGTGGTTCACTTCTCAGATCCCTTGCTGA